The following coding sequences are from one Arvicanthis niloticus isolate mArvNil1 chromosome 14, mArvNil1.pat.X, whole genome shotgun sequence window:
- the Adrb2 gene encoding beta-2 adrenergic receptor, translating into MGPHGNDSDFFPNGSRAPEITQERNEAWVVGMAIVMSVIVLAIVFGNVLVITAIAKFERLQTVTNYFITSLACADLVMGLAVVPFGASHILMKMWNFGNFWCEFWTSIDVLCVTASIETLCVIAVDRYVAITSPFKYQSLLTKNKARVVILMVWIVSGLTSFLPIQMHWYRATHKEAITCYTKETCCDFFTNQAYAIASSIVSFYVPLVVMVFVYSRVFQVAKRQLQKIDKSEGRFHAQNLSQVEQDVRSGHGLRRSSKFCLKEHKALKTLGIIMGTFTLCWLPFFIVNIVHVIRENLIPKEVYILLNWLGYVNSAFNPLIYCRSPDFRIAFQELLCLRRASSKTYGNGYSSHSNGRTDYTAEPSSCQLGQDKEHELLCEDPPGLEGFVNCQGTVPSLSIDSQGRNCSTNDSPL; encoded by the coding sequence atGGGGCCACACGGGAACGACAGCGACTTCTTTCCCAACGGAAGCCGAGCGCCAGAGATCACTCAGGAACGGAACGAAGCGTGGGTGGTGGGCATGGCCATCGTCATGTCGGTTATTGTCCTGGCCATCGTGTTTGGCAACGTGCTGGTCATCACAGCCATTGCCAAGTTCGAGCGACTACAAACCGTCACCAACTACTTCATAACCTCCTTGGCGTGTGCTGATCTAGTCATGGGCCTAGCGGTGGTGCCGTTTGGGGCCAGTCACATTCTTATGAAAATGTGGAATTTTGGCAACTTCTGGTGCGAGTTCTGGACTTCCATTGATGTGTTGTGCGTCACAGCCAGCATCGAAACCCTGTGCGTGATTGCCGTGGATCGCTATGTTGCTATCACGTCGCCCTTCAAGTACCAGAGCCTGCTGACCAAGAATAAGGCCCGAGTGGTCATCCTGATGGTATGGATTGTATCTGGCCTTACCTCCTTTTTGCCTATCCAGATGCACTGGTACCGTGCCACCCACAAGGAAGCCATCACCTGTTATACCAAGGAGACTTGCTGTGACTTCTTCACGAACCAGGCCTATGCCATCGCTTCCTCGATCGTGTCTTTCTATGTCCccctggtggtgatggtgtttgtCTATTCTAGGGTCTTCCAGGTGGCCAAAAGGCAGCTGCAGAAGATAGACAAATCTGAGGGAAGATTCCACGCCCAAAACCTCAGCCAGGTGGAGCAGGATGTGCGGAGCGGGCACGGACTCCGAAGGTCCTCCAAGTTCTGCTTGAAAGAGCACAAAGCCCTCAAGACTTTAGGCATCATCATGGGCACATTCACCCTCTGCTGGCTGCCCTTCTTTATTGTCAATATTGTGCATGTCATCCGGGAGAACCTCATCCCTAAGGAAGTTTACATCCTCCTTAACTGGTTGGGCTATGTCAACTCTGCTTTCAATCCACTTATCTACTGTCGGAGTCCAGATTTCAGGATTGCCTTTCAGGAGCTTCTGTGCCTTCGCAGGGCTTCTTCGAAAACCTATGGGAACGGCTACTCCAGCCACAGCAACGGCAGGACAGACTATACAGCGGAGCCGAGCTCATGTCAGCTCGGGCAGGACAAAGAACATGAACTTCTGTGTGAGGACCCCCCAGGCCTGGAAGGCTTTGTGAACTGTCAAGGTACTGTGCCTAGCCTTAGCATTGACTCCCAAGGAAGGAACTGTAGTACAAACGACTCGCCACTGTAG